Below is a genomic region from Desulfobacter sp..
TCTCGGAATCGAACAATAGACAGAAAAAATCAGTGTTCATGGCAATTTGATCTCTGTGGAGGCGCTGTTTTTAATGTGTATTTTAAAGGTAAACAGTTGAAATTATATAATATTAATTTTTTTAAATCGAGTTTAAAAATCGATAATCTTAGTTTTGGATGGCCTAATTTATTTTGTAATATTCATCTTGACACCCGTTTTTTTTAGAATACTTTTTTAGTAAAGCTGAATGGATTCCATATATTTAACCATAATCAATGGAGGGATCTATATGTGGATTAAATTTCTGAATATCTGTTTTCTTTTTCTTCCTGTCTATTTCCTGGTGATTCTGCCCTGTCCCCAGCTTAGTGCCCAAGAGGCCAACCCGGCAGGTACTATCAAAACCAACCTTTACGCTTCGGCCCTTATTTCTCCAGATAAAATTTTAATGGTGGGCAGTGCCGGCAAGATTTTTTTAAGTCATGATGCAGGGTCCCATTGGACAACCATTGACAGCGGCACCTAAAATTCCTTGTTTTCTGTGAGCTTTCCCACGGGCCATACCGGCTGGATTTGCGGTAAAAACGGAATCATCCTTAATTCCAGGGATGGGGGGCTGACCTGGCAGCCCTAGAACAATGTTGTGGACAAACATTTGTTTGCCATCAGTTTTTTTGACCCGGATCATGGCACGGCCGTGGGGGACTGGGGCACCATCCTCATGACCGACAACGGGGGCAAGTTTTGGCAGAAATACAGGCTCAATGAAGATGTGATCCTCTATGGTGTTGCCAGGCTTTCGGTCGAGACCGCCTGTGCTGTGGGCGAAATGGGCCGGATTTTTATCACCAGAAACAAGGGGGTCTCCTGGCAGGAGGTCGATTCCCCTGTGGCCTCCACCCTTTTTTGTCTCTGCCATGAAAAAAACCTTCTTTGCGCGGCCGGACTGGACGGTGCTGCCGTCTATTCAAGGGACATGGGTCTTACCTGGAACCAAGGCCAAACCCCTGTCAAAGAATCCATCTATGGGATCTCCATCTGCGGGACACGCGTATTGGCCGTTGGAAACAGCGGAACCCTCATGGGCTCTGAAAACGGCGGCGCACAATGGGAGAGATTTACAACAGCCAATGCCCTGCCGTTCTGGCTGGGCACCATCTCCTGGGCAAGGTCCGGTGCCAACGCTTTTTCAGGGATCATTGCCGGTGCCAACGGCCGGCATATTTGTTTGAACAATAAGACCATCCATTGGCCAAAACGCCTTGTGGGCTGTGGAAAGGAGGCCCCATGAACATAAAGACAATACCATCAGGTGTTTCATGGATCAGATGGATCCTGAATCATCCCATGGCCATTTTGGCCGTGTTTTTACCCCTGACCCTTTTTTTCGGGTATCAGCTCAAGGGTATCAACGTCAGCAAAGATATGAATTTTTTGTTCCCGTCCTTTCACCCGAATATGGTGTTGAAAAAAAAGTTTAACCAGATGCTGGCAAGCCCGGACAAGCTCGTCTGCGTGCTCGAGGTTAAGCAGGCAGATATCTATACCCCCCAGAGTATCGCCCTGATCCGTCAGCTCACACATGAGGTGATGAATCTTCCCGGCTGTGATGCATCTGATATCAAATCCATTACCGAAACAAGCGTCAAGTATATGGCGGCCACGGCCTGGGGGGTGGAAACCCATCCCATTATTTTTCCCCGTGACCCTGAAACCCCCCGGGAGTTTGAGCAGTTGAAAAAACGGGTGCAGTCCGATGCGGGAATTCATGGCATTTTTGTCTCCTATGACGGAACCGCTGCCGCCATTATGGCCAAATGGAAAAAAGGGGATAACCTTAAGCTCTTATACCGGGACCTTGTGGACATTTGTCAGGCAAATACCAATGAAAAATTCAAGGTCCATTTTGCAGGGGCGCCGGCCTTGGGGGCACACCTGGTCCATTTGACAGGCCAGATCAAACCTGCTGCCCTTTGGATGCTCATCCTTTTGCTGGCAGGACTTGTCCTTTACCAGGGCAGTCTGACCGGCATTTTATTGTCATTGACAACCATGGTCCTCAGCATTGTCTGGGCCGGTGGTATGGCAGCGGTTCTGGGGATTTCCATTCATTTTTTGGCCCTTGTCTGGGTCTTGTTTTTCTGCGGGATCTGCACCTCTTTTTCAGCCTTTTGCTTCAACCAATACCGGTATTGTTCAATGGTGGTTTCAGAAAAACAATCGGCATTGGAGGCTGGATTTGCAAACAGCCTGATGCCTGGGGGGTTAGGGTTCCTCGTTTTTTGGCTGTCCTGCCTGACCCTTTCGGTCTCAGATCTGGCCCTGCTTTCGGGCACCGGATATCTGGGGGCCTGCTGGGCATTGTCAGGCGGGATCATTGTGCTGGTGATGAATCCTATTTTTCTTTGGTTTCTGCCAATTTCAAAGCCCAGGGCGATTTCTAAATCCAATATTGTTTTTAAGGAAAGTAAATCGCTGGCAGTCCTGGTCGTACTTGTGCTCGTGGCCGCAGGCGCCTTTGGCGCAACCCGGCTCAAGATCGGTAACAATGAGCCAGGATCTGCCTTTTTCTTTTCCGATCATCCCTATAACCGGGCCTTTTCATTTTTCAATGAAAAATTTATCGGTGCCTACAATATGACCATCGTGGTCGAGGGCAGGGATAAAGGTGCATTAAACAATGCAGAAACCATGGAATTGATCCGTGAATTTCAAACCTACATGGAAAATGAAACCGATGCCAGGGCATGTATCTCCATTGCCATGATGATAAGGCTTTTGAACCGGGTCTACCATGAGGGCAATCCTAAATGGGCACTCATCCCCAATGATCAAAAGGACCTTTCTTCCCTGGGCGGTGCCATCAAAATGGGGGGAACGGCCGGCAAGTGGCTGGACAACACCTGGACCCACGGGTCCATCCAGGCCATGTACGGAGATGATTCAAGTCAATTGATTGAAGAACGCCTGTCAAAAGCCCGGGCCTTTGTTTTGGCCCATCCCTCAGACCGGGTGGATTTCAGGCTTTTTACAGGCTTTTTAGGGGTGATTGACGTCATGAACCATGCCGGGGCCCGGGCCTATTGGACCTCTCTTTTAGGATCTCTGGCCCTGGTTTTTCTGGTCTGTCTTTTCGTGTTTCAAAGGCCCGGTTCCTGTATGGTCATGGGGCTTACCATGGCAGCACCCCTGGCGGCAACATGGACGGTTATGGTGTTCAAGGAGATCTGCATCAGTATTCATACGGCCCCGGCAGCGCCCCTGGCCATTGGCCTGGGATCAGCATTGGGCCTGGGCCTGGCCTCATATTACCAGAACGGACAGTCCAGATATACCAAACCTGATTCCCAGAACCGATTGGGAGATATTTTCCGGGCCAGGTCATTGGCCGGCCTGGTCCTGATTCCGGCGGTGATGATGCTGCCCTGGATCTTTATCCATATCCGTTTCATGGCGGAATCCGCAGCTTTGATCGCTGTTTTTCTTTTGGCACAAATGATTGTGGCCATGGTGATTCTCTCTTTTCTGGCAGATGATCTCAACCTGGAAAAGGAAGCTTAATTCAAATTGCAATACCCTAGAGGGGGACAACATGAATTTATATAGACCAATCAAAATTTTGGGCCTTGCCTTGTGCCTTGCCCTATTCTTTTCCGGGGCTGTCCGGGCAAAAGCCCTGAACGATTCCGGAACCCTTATTCTCACAGGAAAAATTGAAATCCGAAATACGGTCAGGATTGAAGATTCTGATCAGTACAGGTGGCCCCGGGCCAAGGCCGGGGACATGGTTCAGCAGCGCAACACCTTGCAGTTGGAGCTGGACCATGACTTGGGCGAAATTTCAGATTCCAGCCTGTCTGTTAAATACCACCTGTTGGGTCGGGCATGGTATGACGGGATTTTTTATTATGGCCCCTCGGTGTGGCGGGATGCCAGAAATTCAAGCCCGGCGGTTAAAGAGGGGATTGACGATCATAAATGGGATGTGGATCTTCGGGAGGGGTATATGGATCTGTCGACCGGGCCGGCTTTTTTAAGGGTGGGCCGCCAGAATCTGGCCTGGGGAGAGACCGATGCCAAACGACTGCTGGACGGAATCAACCCCTTGGACGGCACCATCCCCTTTCTCAAGCTGGATGACCGGCGCATCCCCTTGTGGATGGTCCGGGGAAGCTATAACCTGGGGGATTACGGATTTTTGTCCAGCCTGAACATTGAAAGTTTTGTCTCCCCTTGTTTTGGAAGCATGGACGACCGGGTCGGTCCTGCCACACCTGCGGGCTCCCCCTATTCCTTTGCTGAGGCCGAGCCCTCATCTGAATTGATTCCAGGGTCGGGCATTCCTTTGCACACGGATCGAAACGGACCGAGTTCAGATTTGAAGGATGCCCGGTGGGGGGTTCGCATCGGCGGGATTCTTGGCGATAATCTGGGCTTTACCCTGGCCCATTATAAAAGCTACCAGACAATGCCCAGCCCTTGCCGGGGGCGCCCCTGGCGGCATGCCCCCGGCCCATGTTGCCCAGCTCAATGCCCTGGGCAGCATGAGTATTTTTCCGGACTCTTTTACCAGAGAAATGGTTTATAACAGTATCCATGTGACCGGCGGCTCCATCAACTATTGGGTGGAACCCCTGGATTTTGTTCTCCGCAGTGAAATGGCCTATTTTCAGGATGAGGCCTTTTTTACCGAGAAAGATAATATTAACATGATCATGGATCAGGCCCACCTGGTGTCAACCCTGTCCCAGGACGGCCGTGTCCCCACTTCCGACGTGATTCGTTTTGCCGTGGGACTGGACAAAATGTTCTGGGTCAGGACCCTGAATCCCAGGGTTCGGTTTACCCTTGTTGCCCAGTATTTCGGGGCCTATATACGAGATTATGATTCGGATTTTTGTCTGCCCCTGACCAATCCTGATACCGGCACCTATGATTCGGTGAGACGATACGAACAGGCCATGACCCTGAAAGTGTCAACCACATATCTCAATGGCAGCTTAAAGCCTGAATTGTCCGTACAATAAGATCTCAGAGGCAATTGGGCGATCCAGCCCTGCTGCGAACTGGAAAAGGATATGTGGCGCTACAAGGCAGAAGCCACCATTGGAACCGCCAATTCCATGACCGGTACGGGGGCTGCCCGGGACCGGGATGAGATTGCATTTACCGTTGGGTATTTGTTCCGTTAACATATGAAAATTCAACATCATTCAATTGAATGATATCAAGGAGGTAAATTTATGAAACCATTAAGCAGACACCTGTGGATAATGGGTCTGTTCCTGATCTTTGCCCTGGTCCCGAACCGGGCCATGGCAGACGAAATCATTGGAACTGACAATTGGCAGAAAATACAAGGCATGGTTCCGGATACGGTTCTGGAATGGGTGAAAAAGGGGGATACCACCATCACCATTGTGGACCAGCTTAAATTTGACACCTCAAAGATCATGGCCCTGCCGGGATTTGCAGCTGAAAGTAAAAATAATAAGGGACGGTTTGCCATTCAGGAGGGATCCATTGTTGATGTGAACACCGGCAAGAGCGCAGGCTTTATATCAGGCCTTCCCTTTCCTGGCAACCTTTCTGCCGAAGACCCGGATGGGTTTCACAAGCTGTGCTATAACCGGTATTACAACCTCCACCGGATCGGCAGTATCCGCTTTGTTTTTCTATGAGAATTGGTGGGCCGAAAAACCGGGCTGGAAAAAAAGGTCATGGGAAATTTTCTCAACTATTCGTTTGACGGTTACACCCCCCAACAAGAGGTGCCCAATCCCAAAGATATCATGTTCATCAATAACATCACCTTTCCCTACGACATGAAAGGGGCGGCATCCATGATGTGGCGGTATCGGGGAACCAAAAAAGATATGTGCTACAATTATCTTCCCGGGATTCGAAGGGTTCGCAGGGGAAGTCCTGCGGGACGGTCTGATGCCTTTGCAGGGTCTGACTTGACCCTGGACGACCAGGGCGGATACCAGGGGCAGCTGGCGGCCATGAAAACCCGGGTCATTGAAGAGAAAATTGCCCTGGTGCCCTGGATAGACGATACCCCTGTCCCGGTTTACGAAAATGAAAAAGGGGAATGGGTCACGGGAAAAGATGCCCCGCTTCTGGATCTGGGGTTCAGAAAAGATGGATGGCAGGGTGCGCCCTGGGCCATGCCCGGGCTCAAGTATGTCAAACGCAGGGTATGGGTCGGAGAGATGATCTCAAAGGACCCCAGCTACAATTACGGCCTCACCCATATGTGGTGTGACAAGGAGACCGGCATGGCCTGTTATAAAATTAATTATGACCGGAAAAAAGAGTATTGGAAGACCATGATTTTAGGGCTTGCCGCCTTTGCTGCCAAGGATAATCCCGACCATACCTGGTTTGAAATGGGCTCGACCCTGATCGTGGACGACAGGGCCGATCACGGCACCGTCATCGAGCAGGTCAATCCTGAATACCCCTATGTTTTTTATGCGAAAAACGAACGGAACGATTTTTCTTTGGGAGGGTTTAATAAGTATTGTAAATAAAAGGTTAGCCCCAATCCTGCACCTCTTTGTTCAAGGGGGGCAGGATTGGGTCCCAAGGTGTACACGCGTGTTTTTTACATCAATTTTTCCAGGCCGGTACTGTTTTTTTCCTTGGCTGCGGCAGGCTTCCCCATTGGCTTTTTTACTCACAAGCCAACGTAATATCAACCCAGGTCTTTTTCAATATTATTATCCCGGGCAGCAGCTCTGGTCCACCATTTCTGGGATCACGGGATTGACCTTGCCCGGCATGATGGAAGAACACAGGCTGCATAAAGACCGATTGATTTTATTCAGCCCTCACCGTGGGCCCGAAGACATCCACCCAAGATCGTTGCGGGTTTTAGACTCCTGAACTGCGGTTTTTTAATAATAGTCTAGGGCTTTGAAGCCTGCATTGGGGGAGAAAAGCCTGATAGCCCATAGTGAAAAAACGCAAAGATACCGATACAAACCCAAACTGTTTTTCGCTAAAAGTTGAAGTCAGGATAATGCAAGTATGTTTGATTCTGATTAATTCTAAAAAGGAAATTTAACAGGGCATAAAATTTACTGTTGCAATTTTTGACAGAGAGTGCTTAATCAATTCAATTGAATTTAAAGGAGTTACGCAAATCGGGATAACATTAAAATTGTCTTGTTATACAGATAGATAATCAATTTTGAATGATACTCAGATCTGCTGATCATCTTAGCCAAGCAAAAACGGAAAATCAATGTCATATAAATTCATTGACTTACTAAAAAAGTTCAACCGAAAAGAACGATTTTACTTAATAGGGATGGCTTTGGGAAAAAAAGATTTCTCACTATCTGAAAAATTTATTCTTGAACTACAGAAGGCATTTCCCAACAATGGCATTGATTTTTCTAACCCTCTATTTTCAGCCATGGACTAT
It encodes:
- a CDS encoding outer membrane lipoprotein-sorting protein produces the protein MGRKTGLEKKVMGNFLNYSFDGYTPQQEVPNPKDIMFINNITFPYDMKGAASMMWRYRGTKKDMCYNYLPGIRRVRRGSPAGRSDAFAGSDLTLDDQGGYQGQLAAMKTRVIEEKIALVPWIDDTPVPVYENEKGEWVTGKDAPLLDLGFRKDGWQGAPWAMPGLKYVKRRVWVGEMISKDPSYNYGLTHMWCDKETGMACYKINYDRKKEYWKTMILGLAAFAAKDNPDHTWFEMGSTLIVDDRADHGTVIEQVNPEYPYVFYAKNERNDFSLGGFNKYCK